A genomic region of Rheinheimera sp. MMS21-TC3 contains the following coding sequences:
- the nagA gene encoding N-acetylglucosamine-6-phosphate deacetylase has translation MTEQISVSRLFDGTYWLENITVTIAEGIIQAITPARADITDGILVPGFIDVQVNGGGGVLFNTAPNLQTLATMQQAHARFGTTAFLPTVITDNLELMQQAAETVAQAVATEHSGVLGIHFEGPHLAVAKKGIHSEQYIRPISAAEMAIYSRTDLGIKLLTVAPETVSPEQIAELVALNVIVCLGHSNADVETVQAALAAGASGFTHLYNAMSGLASRAPGMVGAALADENSWCGLILDGQHLHPVAAKVALAAKPKGKVFLVTDAMSPVGSAETEFTFFADLISREGNKLSNTQGQLAGSVLDMISAVNYAINVLGLSKEEALNMASLYPAQLLQSQQHGRIEVGYRADLLLIDEKNTVLTNWVGGKVVYQHSSS, from the coding sequence ATGACAGAGCAAATAAGCGTAAGCAGGTTATTTGATGGTACCTATTGGTTAGAAAATATTACAGTCACTATTGCTGAAGGTATCATTCAAGCTATTACCCCAGCAAGAGCTGACATTACAGATGGCATCTTAGTACCAGGCTTTATTGATGTTCAAGTCAATGGCGGTGGTGGTGTTTTATTTAATACGGCACCTAACTTACAAACCTTAGCAACTATGCAGCAGGCGCATGCTCGCTTTGGTACTACTGCTTTTTTACCAACGGTCATTACAGATAACCTAGAGTTGATGCAGCAAGCAGCAGAAACTGTGGCGCAAGCAGTAGCCACGGAGCACTCAGGTGTGCTTGGTATTCATTTTGAAGGGCCGCACTTAGCGGTAGCTAAAAAAGGTATCCATTCAGAACAGTATATTCGGCCTATATCTGCAGCTGAAATGGCTATTTATAGTCGGACAGATTTAGGTATTAAATTACTAACAGTAGCGCCTGAAACAGTTAGCCCAGAGCAAATTGCTGAGCTTGTCGCTTTAAATGTGATTGTTTGTTTAGGTCACTCTAATGCTGATGTCGAAACTGTTCAGGCCGCCTTAGCCGCTGGAGCAAGTGGCTTTACCCATTTATATAATGCTATGTCAGGCTTAGCTTCTCGTGCTCCAGGCATGGTAGGTGCTGCTTTGGCTGATGAGAACTCATGGTGTGGCCTAATTTTAGATGGTCAGCATTTGCATCCGGTTGCGGCTAAAGTTGCATTAGCAGCTAAGCCAAAAGGGAAGGTTTTTTTAGTCACAGATGCCATGTCACCTGTGGGGAGTGCAGAAACTGAGTTCACTTTTTTTGCAGATTTAATTAGCCGTGAGGGTAATAAGCTTAGTAACACTCAAGGTCAACTTGCAGGTTCAGTGCTGGATATGATTTCAGCGGTCAATTATGCAATTAATGTTTTAGGGTTATCAAAAGAAGAAGCGCTAAATATGGCTTCTCTTTATCCAGCACAATTGCTACAAAGCCAGCAGCATGGTCGAATTGAAGTAGGCTATCGGGCTGACTTATTATTAATTGATGAGAAAAATACCGTGTTAACCAACTGGGTAGGTGGCAAGGTGGTATATCAGCACAGCTCAAGCTAA